In Brachypodium distachyon strain Bd21 chromosome 2, Brachypodium_distachyon_v3.0, whole genome shotgun sequence, one genomic interval encodes:
- the LOC100835088 gene encoding uncharacterized protein LOC100835088, translating into MSGCCVHADDKHIHTPEWSTCCLSARNRISLRKNLMSHFSQKLHNGKAAAPGPAGPADDSAELTGAIVFTVVLMTILGATLCVVGLERLIRGRFTLFSIVRALLRSTFVLFLPLLSYMFSHSKDHKHELLFLLLWMLLIELIRKKVQAMVQSVDGSFSRASGRFRLMDHSDEATRLVWIGYLMYSNISWKTHRDKLMAKFFIILWSLALAKLGQRMLNKWMVQDSLAAAGNTHLIAGYMQHIVENDVPSPTAGNIANCKYVVMGEEKLMLKKKDRRKKDGPWRSEPKVWLTTLDCGYGVGRFPHGQDEQKHVHLLIDHSKIKDLVTVERIWEKVQAFEICWFSTKWLRRLCLSFSLFKLMRRRFEHYPMVEVGSEMARGLMLNGLLAIEGKSESDTEDNAHAVFQVLQLELDFLDNYYQAGSPVVMSAPWLFIVNFLFSILFVFIYVLAILVILLNYRYGKAEDKTHENANTLVLYFVIAMLLVVTILAIEITEFLTLYLLSNWNLVHLLCLYVAPRNCIWNWLLKPIIGFFILGRFLMVSALRLIFKLLCRPVDRNLMKIRQISILQVCEPVHKMFAWTSQVTLPTKAKVDIVRSLKGIDNTMATCTVSLPRIDGLNYSHGKTATDILLQCHLATELLVLDMKHGKRRRPKKKQLFVRDNDDDQAVATTLSRYCMYLVARTPELLPDDEIWVSDRYDDMKSCLKKASRGWRQCCSCGCSWQALLDMDEAAAERLQDPAARDGVKLFQRRRREHAGAGADKAWEELARFWVGLVIYLAPSNDVEGHAKALATSGGDLITCLWAFCTHAGISRPRPAIAGTDAHQQV; encoded by the exons ATGTCCGGGTGCTGTGTGCATGCAGACGACAAACATATCCACACACCAGAATGGAGTACTTGTTGTCTCTCTGCTAGGAACAGGATTAGCCTCAGGAAAAATCTGATGAGTCATTTTAGCCAGAAGTTGCACAATGGCAAAGCGGCTGCGCCTGGTCCGGCTGGCCCCGCCGATGATTCGGCAGAGCTGACTGGGGCGATAGTGTTCACGGTGGTTCTCATGACCATCCTGGGCGCCACCCTCTGTGTGGTTGGCCTCGAGCGCTTGATCCGCGGCCGCTTCACCCTCTTCTCCATCGTGCGCGCCCTGTTGCGCTCCACcttcgtcctcttcctcccccttcTGTCCTACATGTTTTCCCACTCGAAAGATCACAAGCATGAGCTCCTCTTCTTGCTCCTATGGATGCTCCTCATCGAGCTCATCCGCAAGAAGGTGCAGGCCATGGTGCAGTCGGTTGATGGCTCCTTCTCCAGGGCCTCTGGCCGGTTCCGGCTCATGGACCACTCCGATGAGGCTACTCGTTTGGTGTGGATCGGCTACCTCATGTACTCAAACATCTCATGGAAAACACATCGG GACAAATTGATGGCGAAATTCTTCATCATCCTCTGGTCACTTGCTCTGGCGAAGCTAGGGCAGAGGATGCTCAACAAATGGATGGTACAGGACTCGCTGGCCGCAGCGGGCAACACTCACCTCATTGCAGGATACATGCAGCACATCGTCGAGAACGACGTTCCATCTCCCACCGCTGGCAACATAGCCAATTGCAAGTACGTGGTGATGGGAGAGGAGAAGCTCATGCTTAAGAAGAAGGATAGGCGAAAGAAGGATGGGCCGTGGCGTTCCGAGCCCAAGGTATGGCTGACCACCCTAGATTGCGGCTATGGTGTTGGTAGGTTCCCTCATGGCCAAGATGAGCAGAAGCACGTCCATCTACTCATCGACCACAGCAAGATCAAGGACTTGGTGACCGTGGAGAGAATATGGGAGAAAGTTCAAGCTTTTGAAATTTGCTGGTTCAGCACCAAGTGGTTGCGCCGCCTATGCCTCTCCTTCTCTTTATTCAAGCTGATGCGGCGCCGGTTCGAGCACTACCCCATGGTGGAGGTCGGTTCGGAGATGGCACGAGGGCTAATGCTCAATGGCCTACTAGCCATTGAGGGCAAGAGCGAGAGCGACACCGAAGACAACGCTCATGCGGTGTTTCAAGTGCTTCAGCTAGAGCTCGACTTCCTCGACAACTACTACCAGGCAGGCTCCCCGGTAGTGATGTCTGCCCCTTGGCTCTTCATCGTCaacttcctcttctccatccTCTTCGTCTTCATATACGTCCTTGCTATTTTGGTCATCCTGTTAAACTACCGATATGGCAAAGCCGAAGATAAAACCCACGAAAACGCCAACACCCTAGTGCTTTACTTCGTCATTGCCATGCTGCTGGTGGTGACCATCCTTGCCATTGAAATCACAGAGTTCCTCACCTTATACCTGCTCTCCAACTGGAACCTAGTGCATCTGCTGTGCTTGTACGTTGCCCCGAGGAACTGCATTTGGAACTGGCTGTTAAAGCCAATCATTGGCTTCTTCATCTTAGGGCGTTTCTTGATGGTGTCTGCACTCAGGCTCATATTTAAGCTTCTATGCAGACCCGTTGATAGAAACCTGATGAAGATCAGACAGATATCCATTCTCCAAGTCTGTGAGCCAGTCCATAAGATGTTTGCATGGACCTCTCAGGTCACACTGCCAACTAAAGCCAAGGTAGACATTGTCAGGTCCTTGAAGGGCATCGACAATACTATGGCCACCTGCACTGTTTCCCTGCCACGGATTGATGGCCTCAACTACAGCCATGGCAAAACTGCCACGGACATCCTCCTGCAGTGTCACCTGGCCACGGAGCTCCTGGTCCTGGACATGAAGCATGGCAAGCGCCGTCGACCAAAGAAGAAGCAGCTCTTCGTCAGAGACAACGACGATGACCAGGCGGTGGCAACGACGCTCTCGAGGTACTGCATGTACCTTGTGGCTCGCACGCCGGAGCTGCTGCCGGACGATGAGATCTGGGTGTCTGACAGGTACGACGACATGAAGAGCTGCCTCAAGAAAGCGTCGCGCGGCTGGCGCCAATGCTGCTCCTGCGGCTGCAGCTGGCAGGCGCTGCTCGACATGGATGAAGCAGCAGCGGAGCGTCTCCAGGACCCGGCGGCACGGGACGGCGTGAAGCTGTtccagcgccgccgcagggaacacgccggtgccggcgccgacAAGGCGTGGGAGGAACTGGCCCGGTTCTGGGTCGGCCTCGTGATCTACCTGGCCCCATCCAACGACGTGGAAGGCCATGCCAAGGCGCTGGCGACCTCAGGCGGCGACCTCATCACTTGCCTCTGGGCCTTCTGCACCCATGCGGGCATCAGCCGGCCTCGACCCGCCATTGCCGGCACCGATGCTCATCAGCAGGTCTGA